DNA from Roseimicrobium sp. ORNL1:
CCCTGGACGAACGCAGCACATGACGGTGCTCCCTTCAGTTTCAGGCTATCAACTATCGACCCTCAACCATCAACTCCCCTCCAGTTCAGTCCTTTTTCCCAATCAGCAGGAACTGAAAACGGACGTCATACCGGCCGTGGTTGTGCATCTTGCAGCAGGCGAGGCAGGCGGTGTGGCGCTGGAACTTCCTCACCCTCTCCACTTTGACGGCGCAGGAGGGGCACTGGTAGGTGAAGTTCCGCGTCTGCTTCGACCGCGGGAGTGGCAGGGTGTGCCGGGCGGATTCGTCAGGAATGCCGAGGTCCGCACACGCCTTCCGCCACTCCTTGCCGTGCGGGTCGATGCGTTTCCGTCCCGCGCGGGCGTAGGCGATGAGGTGGGCCAGCTCGTGCTTCAGGGTGCGGTCCACCTGCCCGGGGAAATCCGCCAGGAGGGGGTTCAGCTCGACCTTCCACATGGGCCACTTCGCGTACCCGGCAGTGCTGCGGAGCTTGCGATTCCACTCCACCTTCAGCTTCATGGCCCCTTCGTGCAGGCCCAACCGGTCCAGCCAATCCCGCGCCTGCTTCTCTAATACCGCATCCCGGCCGCGACGCTCGAGGGAGGTCGAAATCTCATTCCCTTGCTCGTGCTCCTGCTCTTGCTCTGACTCGGCAGCAGTTCCATCCACCACCGGCGGCTCCTGCAGATGCTGCTTCAGGATGGGCAGCGTCCTCGCCTCCCGGCGCGCCGGAAGCCGCGTCTTCATCGATTCCAAAAAGCTGAACCACAACTGCCGCACCGCAGACGGCGACTCACGTTCCATATGCGCGAAAGGTTCTGTAACCCAGCAGAATTTGCAACTGGCGGGAACGAAGTAGCGCGAACTAAAGATGGAGGTCGGGGATTGACAGAGGGTCGGTTTCGCGGCGGGATGCATGGCACCTACTCATGAGCACCGTCTTCGAATCCGTCCTGAAGCACCTGAAAGCCCGGCACCATGATGAGGGGGAACTCGCGAGGCTGGTGCACGAAGATGTGGTGATTGACGATCCCACTTCCTCCGAGCCCGCTCCTCTGGAAGAATTTCTCAAGTGGTGGCCGCACGAGGTCAGCATCCTGCACTCCGTAAGCTCGGAGACGGATGGCGCGGTCGTGTTTGAACATCTCCACAGTGGAACGGGCATGCCCGCTCGCACGTCGTGGCACCTGGA
Protein-coding regions in this window:
- a CDS encoding SprT-like domain-containing protein; its protein translation is MERESPSAVRQLWFSFLESMKTRLPARREARTLPILKQHLQEPPVVDGTAAESEQEQEHEQGNEISTSLERRGRDAVLEKQARDWLDRLGLHEGAMKLKVEWNRKLRSTAGYAKWPMWKVELNPLLADFPGQVDRTLKHELAHLIAYARAGRKRIDPHGKEWRKACADLGIPDESARHTLPLPRSKQTRNFTYQCPSCAVKVERVRKFQRHTACLACCKMHNHGRYDVRFQFLLIGKKD